Proteins from a single region of Sphingomonas morindae:
- the greB gene encoding transcription elongation factor GreB has product MDRPNYITPAGFAAMRAEYQRLFETERPALVETISWAAGNGDRSENGDYIYGRKRLREIDRTLDRLSKKMAKAQVVDPARQVERGRVFFGATVTIVDEEDRARVVTLVGEDEADAGAGRISWHSPLARALRGAATGDLRRVLSPGGEREYEVVAIAYP; this is encoded by the coding sequence ATGGACCGTCCCAATTACATCACGCCCGCCGGCTTCGCGGCGATGCGCGCCGAATATCAGCGCCTGTTCGAGACCGAACGGCCGGCGCTGGTGGAAACCATCTCCTGGGCCGCCGGCAATGGCGATCGCTCGGAGAATGGCGACTATATCTACGGCCGCAAGCGCCTGCGCGAGATCGACCGCACGCTCGACCGCCTGTCCAAGAAGATGGCCAAGGCGCAGGTGGTCGATCCGGCGCGCCAGGTCGAGCGCGGCCGCGTCTTTTTCGGCGCCACCGTCACCATCGTCGACGAGGAGGATCGCGCGCGCGTGGTGACGCTCGTCGGCGAGGACGAGGCGGATGCCGGCGCCGGCCGGATCAGCTGGCACTCGCCGCTGGCGCGCGCGCTGCGCGGCGCCGCCACCGGGGATCTCCGCCGCGTCCTTTCGCCCGGCGGCGAGCGCGAATATGAGGTGGTGGCGATCGCCTATCCCTGA
- a CDS encoding polyphosphate kinase 2 family protein has translation MMFNLADFERGAQFGGEYREELSALQARLRRVQRAHGLHRRRTVILAEGPDEADREGVIRRITEACDMRHASAFQIRAATAEERAHHYLARFWARLPGDGRLHLFDRSWYGRVLGERLDGLAQPLLRRAYDEINEFEAQQTDSGTLLIKLYLHLSAAEQDRRIACRIDDPWEQARLTPDMLRARERRVDHGRAVEEMLAFTHTRWAPWTVIDAGHAPSGQLTALRHVVERLEAVVPSAPPEADPLLIARARAMLADAQG, from the coding sequence ATGATGTTCAATCTGGCCGATTTCGAGCGAGGCGCCCAGTTTGGCGGCGAATATCGCGAGGAGCTTTCCGCGTTGCAGGCGCGGCTGCGGCGCGTCCAGCGCGCGCATGGCCTGCATCGCCGCCGCACGGTGATCCTGGCCGAGGGGCCGGACGAGGCCGATCGCGAGGGCGTGATCCGGCGCATCACCGAGGCGTGCGACATGCGCCACGCCAGCGCCTTCCAGATCCGCGCCGCCACCGCCGAGGAGCGGGCGCATCATTATCTCGCCCGCTTCTGGGCGCGGCTGCCGGGCGATGGCCGGCTCCATCTGTTCGATCGCAGCTGGTACGGGCGGGTGCTCGGCGAGCGGCTGGACGGGCTCGCCCAGCCGCTGCTGCGCCGCGCCTATGACGAGATCAACGAGTTCGAGGCGCAGCAGACCGACAGCGGCACGCTGCTGATCAAGCTCTACCTGCATCTGTCGGCGGCGGAGCAGGATCGCCGCATCGCCTGCCGGATCGACGATCCGTGGGAGCAGGCACGGCTGACCCCGGACATGCTGCGCGCGCGCGAGCGCCGCGTCGATCATGGCCGCGCGGTGGAAGAGATGCTCGCCTTCACCCATACGCGCTGGGCGCCCTGGACGGTGATCGATGCCGGTCACGCCCCCTCGGGCCAGCTCACCGCGCTGCGCCATGTGGTGGAGCGGCTGGAGGCGGTGGTGCCTTCCGCCCCGCCCGAGGCCGATCCGCTGCTGATCGCGCGGGCGCGCGCCATGCTGGCGGACGCTCAGGGATAG
- the aspS gene encoding aspartate--tRNA ligase codes for MHAYRTHNCGQLRAGDVGQAVRLSGWVHRKRDHGGVLFVDLRDHYGLTQIVADADSEALKALETIRVESVVTIDGVVEARAAEAANANLATGAIEVRARAVTIQSAAQELPMPVAGEADYPEDIRLRYRYLDLRRERLHRNIQLRSHVIASVRRRMIDQGFTEFQTPILTASSPEGARDYLVPSRVHPGKFYALPQAPQMFKQLLMVAGFDRYFQIAPCFRDEDARADRSPGEFYQLDFEMSFVTQEDVFAAIEPVLHGLFEEFADFDGKGRQVSPLPFRRIPYKDSMLRYGNDKPDLRNPILISDVSDLFRGSGFGRFAAIVEGGDVVRAIPAPGTAEKSRKFFDDMNSWAQSEGFAGLGYATRKGGEWGGPIAKNHGEAGMAAIAEALGLGPDDGVFFAAGKAAQAAKLAGLARTRVGEQLGLIDPKRFEFCWIVDFPMYEYDEEAKKIDFSHNPFSMPQGGIEALETQDPLSILAYQYDIVCNGVELSSGAIRNHRPDIMYKAFEIAGYSREEVDTEFAGMIGAFKFGAPPHGGSAPGIDRIVMLLADEPNIREVIVFPMTQKAEDLMMGAPAHVRPKQLRELNIRVVEPGKA; via the coding sequence ATGCACGCCTATCGCACCCATAATTGCGGCCAGCTGCGCGCCGGCGATGTCGGCCAGGCGGTCCGCCTGTCGGGCTGGGTGCATCGCAAGCGCGATCATGGCGGCGTGCTCTTCGTGGATCTTCGCGATCATTACGGCCTCACCCAGATCGTCGCCGACGCCGATAGCGAGGCCCTGAAGGCGCTGGAGACGATCCGCGTCGAGAGCGTGGTGACGATCGACGGCGTGGTCGAGGCGCGCGCCGCCGAGGCGGCCAACGCCAATCTCGCCACCGGCGCGATCGAGGTGCGCGCCCGCGCCGTGACGATCCAGTCGGCGGCGCAGGAACTGCCCATGCCGGTCGCGGGCGAGGCGGACTATCCCGAGGATATCCGCCTGCGCTACCGCTATCTCGATCTCCGCCGCGAGCGGCTCCACCGCAATATCCAGCTGCGCTCGCACGTGATCGCCAGCGTGCGGCGGCGGATGATCGATCAGGGCTTCACCGAATTCCAGACGCCGATCCTCACCGCCTCCTCGCCCGAGGGCGCGCGCGATTATCTGGTGCCGAGCCGCGTTCATCCGGGCAAATTCTACGCGCTGCCGCAGGCGCCGCAGATGTTCAAGCAGCTGCTGATGGTGGCCGGCTTCGACCGCTATTTCCAGATCGCCCCCTGTTTCCGCGACGAGGATGCGCGCGCCGATCGCAGCCCCGGCGAATTCTACCAGCTCGATTTCGAGATGAGCTTCGTCACCCAGGAGGATGTGTTCGCGGCGATCGAGCCCGTGCTGCACGGCCTGTTCGAGGAATTCGCCGATTTCGACGGCAAGGGCCGCCAGGTCTCGCCGCTGCCCTTCCGCCGCATTCCGTACAAGGACTCGATGCTGCGCTACGGCAACGACAAGCCCGACCTGCGCAATCCGATCCTGATCTCGGACGTGTCCGATCTGTTCCGCGGCTCGGGCTTTGGCCGCTTCGCCGCGATCGTCGAGGGCGGCGACGTGGTGCGGGCAATCCCGGCGCCGGGCACCGCCGAGAAGAGCCGCAAATTCTTCGACGACATGAACAGCTGGGCGCAATCGGAAGGCTTTGCGGGGCTGGGCTACGCCACCCGCAAGGGCGGCGAATGGGGCGGCCCGATCGCCAAGAATCATGGCGAGGCGGGCATGGCGGCGATCGCCGAGGCGCTTGGCCTGGGGCCGGACGACGGCGTCTTCTTCGCGGCCGGCAAGGCGGCGCAGGCGGCCAAGCTGGCGGGGCTGGCGCGGACCCGGGTAGGCGAGCAGCTCGGGCTGATCGATCCCAAGCGCTTCGAATTCTGCTGGATCGTCGATTTCCCGATGTATGAATATGACGAAGAGGCGAAGAAGATCGACTTCAGCCACAATCCCTTCTCCATGCCGCAGGGCGGGATCGAGGCGCTGGAGACGCAGGATCCGCTGTCGATCCTCGCCTATCAGTACGATATCGTGTGCAACGGCGTGGAGCTTTCCTCCGGCGCGATCCGCAACCATCGGCCGGACATCATGTACAAGGCGTTCGAGATCGCCGGGTACAGCCGCGAGGAGGTGGATACCGAGTTTGCGGGGATGATCGGCGCCTTCAAATTCGGGGCGCCGCCGCATGGCGGCTCCGCGCCAGGGATCGATCGCATCGTCATGCTGCTGGCGGACGAGCCCAATATTCGCGAGGTGATCGTCTTCCCGATGACGCAGAAGGCCGAGGATCTGATGATGGGCGCGCCCGCGCATGTCCGGCCCAAGCAGCTGCGCGAGCTGAACATTCGCGTGGTGGAGCCGGGCAAGGCCTGA
- the rnd gene encoding ribonuclease D — protein MHIHPLITDSATLAELCDRLAQSPFVAVDTEFMRENSYWPELCLIQIADEKEAAAIDPKAPGLDLAPLLALMVDNQEVLKVFHAGGQDLEIVHNLTGKTPYPLFDTQVAAMALGMGEQVGYSSLVESWTGVKLDKGARFTDWARRPLDKRQIDYAIGDVTHLARIFPKLLARLKKTGRGQWLDQEMERLGDPASYVNEPELAWQRVKVPSRKPEVLGRLKALAAWREREAQNKDLPRGRIMKDETLADLASNPPRAQSDLAKVRGLSASWAGNDIGGRLMGALEAATPLADDEMPARDDRKPGLGKDGALVADLLKLLLKIRAKETDVAARLIARSDELEALAAGRREGLSILSGWRFEQFGRDALDLVEGRLGFAVKAGKLKMTRLEG, from the coding sequence ATGCACATTCACCCGCTCATCACCGACAGCGCCACGCTTGCCGAGCTTTGCGACCGCCTCGCCCAATCGCCCTTCGTCGCGGTCGATACCGAATTCATGCGCGAGAACAGCTATTGGCCGGAGCTGTGCCTGATCCAGATCGCCGACGAGAAGGAAGCCGCCGCGATCGATCCCAAGGCGCCCGGCCTCGATCTCGCGCCGCTGCTCGCGCTGATGGTGGACAATCAGGAGGTCCTCAAGGTCTTCCACGCCGGCGGCCAGGATCTCGAGATCGTGCACAATCTCACCGGCAAGACCCCGTATCCGCTGTTCGACACCCAGGTGGCGGCGATGGCGCTCGGCATGGGCGAGCAGGTCGGCTATTCCAGCCTGGTCGAAAGCTGGACGGGCGTGAAGCTCGACAAGGGCGCCCGCTTCACCGATTGGGCGCGCCGGCCGCTCGACAAGCGGCAGATCGATTACGCCATAGGCGATGTCACCCACCTCGCGCGCATCTTCCCAAAATTGCTGGCACGCCTGAAGAAAACGGGTCGCGGCCAGTGGCTGGACCAGGAGATGGAGCGGCTTGGCGATCCCGCCAGCTATGTCAACGAGCCCGAGCTTGCCTGGCAGCGCGTCAAGGTGCCCAGCCGCAAGCCCGAGGTACTCGGCCGGCTGAAGGCGCTCGCCGCCTGGCGCGAGCGCGAGGCGCAGAACAAGGATCTGCCGCGCGGCCGCATCATGAAGGACGAAACGCTCGCCGATCTCGCCAGCAACCCGCCGCGCGCCCAGTCCGATCTCGCCAAGGTGCGCGGCCTGTCCGCGAGCTGGGCGGGCAATGATATCGGCGGCCGGCTGATGGGGGCGCTCGAGGCCGCCACGCCGCTGGCCGACGACGAGATGCCCGCGCGCGACGATCGCAAGCCGGGGCTCGGCAAGGATGGCGCGCTGGTGGCCGATCTGCTCAAGCTGCTGCTCAAGATCCGCGCCAAGGAAACGGATGTCGCCGCGCGGCTGATCGCCCGGAGCGACGAGCTGGAGGCGCTCGCCGCCGGCCGGCGGGAGGGGCTCTCGATCCTGTCGGGCTGGCGCTTCGAGCAGTTCGGCCGCGATGCGCTGGATCTGGTGGAAGGCCGGCTCGGCTTCGCCGTCAAGGCGGGCAAGCTCAAGATGACGCGGCTGGAAGGCTGA
- a CDS encoding Ppx/GppA family phosphatase: protein MTPGLLLRAAAPAALPDGRVGIIDIGSNSIRLVVYEGAGRIPAILFNEKVMAGLGKGLATTGALDPAAMARGLSALARFRLLAERMQVATLHVVATAAVRDAVNGDEFLAGATALGLEVRLLSGGEEAEMAGEGVLAAFPDADGIVGDLGGGSLELVRVRAGAVHERASFPLGVLRVGAIRKRGPRALRQAVRTAFARSGWRGAGTGLPFYMVGGSWRALARLVMHITGYPLPIVHGFTMPVATAANIKRILARADKAALKDVQGLSNTRAATLPDAAALLAVVAGELEVCQLITSAYGLREGVLHRHLPGEVRGLDPLICATRDEGSRQGRFPEHGDLLERWTAPLFLGESADEARLRHAACLLADVGWRAHPEFRAERGVETALHGNWVGVDARGRAMIAQALFTSFGAAGVAPVVSQLATPAELEGAIRWGLALRLGQRLSGGVAGPLKTSGVALVEDQLVLRLAPGDAGLYGEAVERRHRTLAAAFGRRAALRTG, encoded by the coding sequence ATGACGCCTGGCCTGCTCCTCCGCGCCGCCGCGCCCGCCGCCCTGCCCGATGGCCGTGTCGGGATCATCGATATCGGGTCCAACTCGATTCGCCTCGTCGTCTACGAGGGCGCCGGCCGCATCCCCGCCATCCTCTTCAACGAAAAAGTGATGGCGGGCCTCGGCAAGGGGCTGGCGACCACCGGCGCGCTCGATCCGGCGGCGATGGCGCGCGGCCTGTCGGCGCTCGCGCGCTTCCGGCTGCTCGCCGAGCGGATGCAGGTGGCGACGCTCCACGTCGTCGCCACGGCGGCCGTGCGCGATGCGGTGAATGGCGACGAATTCCTGGCGGGCGCCACGGCGCTGGGGCTCGAGGTGCGGCTGCTCTCGGGCGGCGAGGAGGCCGAGATGGCGGGCGAGGGCGTGCTCGCCGCCTTCCCCGATGCCGACGGCATCGTCGGCGATCTCGGCGGCGGAAGCCTCGAACTGGTGCGCGTGCGCGCCGGCGCGGTGCATGAGCGCGCCTCCTTCCCGCTGGGCGTGCTGCGCGTGGGGGCGATCCGCAAGCGCGGGCCGCGCGCGCTGCGCCAGGCGGTGCGCACCGCCTTTGCCCGATCGGGCTGGCGCGGCGCGGGCACGGGCCTGCCCTTCTACATGGTCGGCGGCTCGTGGCGCGCGCTGGCGCGGCTGGTGATGCACATCACGGGCTATCCGCTGCCGATCGTGCACGGCTTCACCATGCCGGTGGCGACCGCTGCCAATATCAAGCGCATCCTGGCGCGCGCCGACAAGGCCGCGCTCAAGGATGTGCAGGGCCTGTCCAACACCCGTGCCGCGACGCTGCCCGACGCCGCCGCGCTGCTCGCCGTGGTGGCGGGCGAGCTGGAGGTCTGCCAGCTGATCACCTCCGCCTATGGGCTGCGCGAGGGCGTGCTGCATCGCCATCTGCCGGGCGAGGTGCGCGGCCTCGATCCGCTGATCTGCGCGACGCGCGACGAGGGCAGTCGGCAGGGGCGTTTCCCGGAACATGGCGATCTGCTGGAGCGCTGGACCGCGCCGCTCTTCCTCGGCGAGAGCGCGGACGAGGCACGGTTGCGCCATGCCGCCTGTCTGCTCGCCGATGTCGGCTGGCGCGCCCATCCCGAATTCCGCGCCGAGCGGGGCGTCGAGACCGCGCTGCACGGCAATTGGGTGGGGGTGGACGCGCGCGGCCGGGCGATGATCGCGCAGGCGCTGTTCACCAGCTTCGGCGCCGCCGGCGTGGCGCCGGTGGTGAGCCAGCTCGCGACGCCGGCCGAACTGGAGGGCGCGATCCGCTGGGGGCTGGCGCTGCGGCTGGGCCAGCGCCTGTCGGGCGGCGTCGCCGGCCCGCTCAAGACGAGTGGCGTGGCCCTTGTCGAGGACCAGCTGGTGCTGCGCCTCGCGCCGGGCGATGCCGGCCTTTACGGCGAGGCGGTGGAGCGACGCCATCGCACGCTGGCGGCCGCCTTTGGCCGCCGCGCCGCGCTGCGCACCGGCTGA
- a CDS encoding HdeD family acid-resistance protein, translating to MAITTDPSAPTVAGLAGPPSAWGWVVASGAVLILAGLAALAAPGAASVAVTLFLGWLLVIAGVAGIVMGLRTRRAHQRSLDLLYGGVSLLVGLIAVFNPIAGAASFALAFALWLGLRGVFELVGASRSAGSLRTVLILAGLANLLLAVLLIANFPYPALTVLGLFVGLSFLFSGVVSLLAGFQLRRIAHS from the coding sequence ATGGCCATCACCACCGACCCGTCCGCGCCCACCGTCGCCGGCCTTGCGGGGCCGCCCAGCGCCTGGGGCTGGGTGGTGGCGAGCGGCGCGGTGCTGATCCTGGCCGGCCTCGCCGCGCTCGCCGCGCCGGGGGCCGCCAGCGTCGCGGTGACGCTGTTCCTCGGCTGGCTGCTGGTGATCGCGGGGGTGGCGGGCATCGTGATGGGGCTGCGCACGCGCCGCGCGCACCAGCGCTCGCTCGACCTTCTCTATGGCGGCGTGTCGCTGCTGGTGGGGCTGATCGCGGTGTTCAACCCGATCGCGGGAGCGGCCTCCTTCGCGCTCGCCTTCGCGCTGTGGCTAGGGCTGCGGGGCGTGTTCGAGCTGGTCGGCGCCAGCCGCAGCGCCGGGTCCCTGCGCACCGTGCTGATCCTCGCAGGCCTCGCCAATCTTCTGCTCGCGGTGCTGCTGATCGCCAATTTTCCCTATCCGGCGCTGACCGTGCTGGGCCTGTTCGTGGGGCTGAGCTTTCTGTTCAGCGGCGTCGTCAGCCTGCTCGCGGGATTTCAGCTGCGCCGGATCGCCCACAGCTAA
- the trmFO gene encoding methylenetetrahydrofolate--tRNA-(uracil(54)-C(5))-methyltransferase (FADH(2)-oxidizing) TrmFO, which translates to MHNIHVIGGGLAGSEAAWQLAEAGFTVRLSEMRGLLPTPAHHSDRLAELVCSNSFRSDDAERNAVGLLHAEMRALGSLILRCADQHRVPAGSALAVDRDGYAEAVTAAIEAHPRITLVRERVEALPHGPAIIATGPLTAAPLAEAIAAETGQDQLAFFDAIAPIVHRDSIDMDICWFQSRWNKGDGKDYINCPMNREQYEAFVEALLTGEKTEFKEWERDTPYFEGCMPIEVMAARGRETLRHGPMKPVGLDDPRTGRWPHAVVQLRQDNALGSLWNIVGFQTKLKHAEQVRVFRMIPGLERAEFARLGGLHRNTFIRSPVLLDGALRLRSRPHIRFAGQITGCEGYVESAAIGLLAGRFAAAELAGGALPPPPTTTALGALLGHITGGAEADLYQPMNVNFGLFPALEGVPRKADRKALLSARAVADLAGWQGAAATG; encoded by the coding sequence ATGCACAATATTCATGTCATTGGCGGCGGGCTGGCGGGATCGGAGGCGGCGTGGCAGCTGGCCGAAGCCGGCTTCACCGTCCGCCTCTCCGAAATGCGGGGCCTGCTCCCCACGCCGGCGCACCATAGCGATCGGCTGGCCGAGCTGGTCTGCTCCAACAGCTTCCGCTCCGACGATGCGGAGCGCAACGCGGTCGGCCTGCTGCACGCCGAGATGCGCGCGCTGGGCTCGCTGATCCTGCGCTGCGCCGATCAGCATCGCGTCCCCGCCGGCTCGGCGCTGGCGGTGGACCGGGACGGCTATGCCGAGGCGGTGACCGCGGCGATCGAGGCGCATCCGCGGATCACCCTGGTGCGCGAGCGCGTGGAAGCGCTGCCGCACGGCCCCGCCATCATCGCCACCGGCCCGCTCACCGCCGCGCCGCTCGCGGAGGCGATCGCCGCCGAGACGGGCCAGGACCAGCTCGCCTTCTTCGATGCCATCGCCCCGATCGTCCACCGCGACAGCATCGACATGGACATTTGCTGGTTCCAGTCGCGCTGGAACAAGGGCGACGGCAAGGATTACATCAATTGCCCGATGAACCGGGAGCAATATGAGGCTTTTGTCGAGGCGCTGCTGACCGGCGAGAAGACCGAGTTCAAGGAGTGGGAGCGCGACACGCCCTATTTCGAGGGCTGCATGCCGATCGAGGTGATGGCCGCGCGCGGGCGCGAGACGCTGCGCCACGGGCCGATGAAGCCGGTCGGCCTGGATGATCCGCGCACCGGGCGCTGGCCGCACGCGGTGGTTCAGCTGCGGCAGGACAATGCGCTGGGCAGCCTGTGGAACATCGTCGGCTTCCAGACCAAGCTCAAACATGCCGAGCAGGTGCGCGTGTTCCGCATGATCCCCGGCCTGGAACGGGCCGAGTTCGCGCGGCTGGGCGGGCTGCACCGCAACACCTTCATCCGCTCGCCCGTGCTGCTGGACGGCGCGCTGCGGCTGCGCAGCCGGCCGCATATCCGCTTCGCGGGCCAGATCACCGGCTGCGAGGGCTATGTCGAATCGGCGGCCATCGGCCTGCTCGCGGGCCGCTTCGCCGCAGCGGAGCTGGCCGGCGGCGCGCTGCCGCCGCCGCCCACCACCACCGCGCTCGGCGCGCTGCTCGGCCATATCACCGGCGGCGCCGAGGCCGATCTCTACCAGCCGATGAACGTCAATTTCGGCCTTTTCCCCGCGCTCGAAGGCGTGCCACGCAAGGCGGATCGCAAGGCGCTGCTCAGCGCCCGCGCGGTGGCCGATCTGGCCGGCTGGCAAGGCGCCGCCGCGACCGGCTGA
- a CDS encoding WD40/YVTN/BNR-like repeat-containing protein, whose product MNGLARSALALLLIGATLPPAAPGTAPAIRYAWRNVVVGGGGFAPGIVFSPVERGLAYLRTDMGGAYRWSAREARWRPLQDDEGEPSFMGIESIAPDPVDPDRVYMAAGMGKDAPAAIFRSNDRGAHWVRQPVPFAMGGNEDGRGLGERLAIDPHHPARLLFGSRHDGLWRSTDSGVHWAPVPGFPRPGLGRPAERRATHGGLAFVLFDPRRDGRVFVGSADPGGVHLFRSDDGGTAWRAVPGGPAYGLVPVKGVIGGDGVLTLTYDDGIGPNGITRGAVWRLDPEGTAWTDITPPHRPEVTGEGYMGVAVTRQDPRILAVSTVDRRGLVDTVWRSADAGRHWDELWRRSTRDVRASPFLDLDGKANFGHWIAGLAIDPFDPDHAAYVTGATMYETHQFGRPGTMAWRPWTRGIEQTAIITLISPTGGAPLISGFGDIAGFRHDDLAVSPPHVHLNPYLTNTNTLDYAGLKPGWMVRSGSTHSRIVPGPSLAWSDDGGERWRPLVPPPSRPRDDGAPAPEQTGDAAITISADGVTMVVETDPPRRSDDQGRSWTPIAGLPARSRVTADKADPRRFYALDFARDTLVRSDDAGRHFAPVAAIGLPPLAPARVTWREAQNPLLATPARAGALWLLVGDALYRSIDFGGHWQRTGRPLAIAYYGLGHAAPGSVWPALYAIGRPAGDHGRLAIWRSTDGGDTWARINDDAHQWGLRFRVISGDPRRFGRVYIGTDGRGLLYGDPSPR is encoded by the coding sequence ATGAACGGCTTGGCCCGAAGCGCGCTGGCGCTGCTGCTCATCGGCGCGACGCTTCCGCCAGCCGCACCCGGCACCGCGCCGGCGATCCGCTATGCCTGGCGCAACGTGGTGGTGGGGGGCGGCGGCTTCGCGCCCGGCATCGTGTTCAGCCCGGTCGAGCGCGGCCTCGCCTATCTGCGCACCGACATGGGCGGCGCCTATCGCTGGAGCGCGCGCGAAGCCCGCTGGCGCCCGCTTCAGGACGATGAGGGCGAGCCGAGCTTCATGGGGATCGAGAGCATCGCGCCCGATCCGGTCGATCCCGATCGCGTCTATATGGCGGCGGGCATGGGCAAGGATGCGCCCGCCGCGATCTTCCGGTCGAACGATCGCGGCGCGCATTGGGTGCGCCAGCCCGTGCCCTTCGCCATGGGCGGCAATGAGGATGGGCGCGGCCTGGGCGAGCGGCTCGCGATCGATCCGCATCACCCGGCGCGGCTCCTCTTCGGCTCGCGCCATGACGGGCTGTGGCGCAGCACCGATTCCGGCGTGCATTGGGCGCCCGTCCCGGGCTTCCCCCGCCCCGGCCTCGGCCGTCCCGCCGAGCGCCGCGCGACGCATGGCGGCCTCGCTTTCGTGCTGTTCGATCCCCGCCGGGACGGCCGCGTCTTCGTGGGCAGCGCCGATCCCGGCGGCGTCCATCTCTTCCGGTCGGACGATGGCGGCACCGCCTGGCGCGCGGTGCCGGGCGGCCCGGCCTACGGGCTCGTCCCGGTCAAAGGCGTGATCGGCGGCGATGGCGTGCTCACCCTCACCTATGACGATGGCATCGGCCCCAACGGGATCACGCGCGGCGCGGTGTGGCGGCTCGATCCCGAAGGAACGGCCTGGACCGACATCACCCCGCCGCATCGCCCCGAGGTGACCGGCGAGGGCTATATGGGCGTGGCCGTGACGCGGCAGGATCCGCGCATTCTCGCGGTGAGCACCGTGGACCGGCGCGGGCTGGTGGATACCGTGTGGCGCTCGGCCGATGCGGGCCGGCATTGGGACGAGCTGTGGCGCCGCTCCACCCGCGACGTGCGCGCCTCGCCCTTTCTCGATCTCGATGGCAAGGCCAATTTCGGCCACTGGATCGCCGGCCTCGCGATCGATCCCTTCGATCCCGATCATGCCGCCTATGTCACCGGCGCGACAATGTACGAAACGCACCAGTTCGGCCGGCCCGGCACGATGGCGTGGCGGCCCTGGACGCGCGGTATCGAGCAGACCGCGATCATCACGCTCATCAGCCCCACGGGGGGCGCGCCGCTCATCTCGGGCTTTGGCGACATCGCCGGCTTCCGTCACGACGATCTCGCCGTCTCGCCGCCCCATGTCCATCTCAATCCCTATCTCACCAACACCAACACGCTGGATTATGCGGGGCTGAAGCCGGGCTGGATGGTGCGCAGCGGCAGCACCCATAGCCGGATCGTGCCCGGCCCCTCGCTCGCCTGGTCCGACGATGGCGGCGAGCGGTGGCGGCCGCTCGTGCCGCCGCCCTCGCGCCCGCGTGACGATGGCGCGCCCGCGCCCGAGCAGACCGGCGACGCCGCCATCACCATTTCCGCCGACGGCGTCACGATGGTGGTGGAGACCGATCCGCCCCGGCGCAGCGACGATCAGGGACGGAGCTGGACGCCGATCGCCGGCCTGCCCGCGCGCAGCCGTGTCACGGCCGACAAGGCCGATCCGCGACGCTTCTACGCGCTCGATTTCGCGCGGGACACGCTGGTGCGGAGCGACGATGCCGGGCGCCACTTCGCGCCCGTCGCCGCGATCGGCCTGCCGCCGCTGGCGCCCGCGCGGGTGACATGGCGCGAAGCGCAGAACCCGCTGCTCGCGACCCCGGCGCGCGCGGGGGCGCTGTGGCTGCTGGTGGGCGACGCGCTCTACCGCTCGATCGACTTTGGCGGCCATTGGCAGCGCACCGGCCGCCCGCTCGCCATCGCCTATTATGGGCTGGGACACGCCGCCCCCGGATCGGTCTGGCCCGCGCTCTACGCCATCGGGCGGCCGGCGGGCGATCATGGCCGGCTCGCCATCTGGCGCTCCACCGATGGCGGCGACACCTGGGCGCGGATCAACGACGATGCCCATCAATGGGGGCTGCGCTTCCGGGTCATCTCCGGCGATCCGCGCCGCTTCGGCCGCGTCTATATCGGCACCGACGGGCGCGGCCTCCTCTATGGCGATCCCTCGCCCCGCTAG
- a CDS encoding organic hydroperoxide resistance protein has translation MAVDVKYRTKAHATGGRDGEARSEDGRFAVKLSTPKELGGAGGDGSNPEQLFAAGYSACFIGALKAAGAALKISVPADTSVAATVGIGPRSEGGFGITADLEISLPGLARDDAEKLVEAAHQICPYSNATRNNVDVGLTIA, from the coding sequence ATAGCGGTTGACGTGAAATATCGCACCAAGGCCCATGCCACCGGCGGCCGCGACGGCGAGGCGCGCTCGGAAGACGGGCGCTTCGCGGTCAAGCTTTCGACGCCCAAGGAGCTGGGCGGCGCGGGCGGCGATGGCAGCAACCCCGAACAGCTGTTCGCGGCGGGCTATTCCGCCTGCTTCATCGGCGCGCTCAAGGCCGCCGGCGCCGCGCTCAAGATCAGCGTGCCGGCCGATACCAGCGTCGCGGCCACGGTGGGGATCGGCCCGCGCAGCGAGGGCGGCTTCGGCATCACCGCCGATCTCGAGATCAGCCTGCCCGGGCTCGCGCGCGACGACGCCGAGAAACTGGTCGAGGCGGCGCATCAGATCTGCCCCTATTCCAACGCCACCCGCAACAATGTGGATGTCGGGCTGACAATCGCCTGA